A window of the Sulfobacillus acidophilus DSM 10332 genome harbors these coding sequences:
- a CDS encoding RNA-directed DNA polymerase (Reverse transcriptase) (PFAM: Reverse transcriptase (RNA-dependent DNA polymerase); Group II intron, maturase-specific domain~COGs: COG3344 Retron-type reverse transcriptase~InterPro IPR000477:IPR013597~KEGG: dae:Dtox_4019 RNA-directed DNA polymerase (reverse transcriptase)~PFAM: RNA-directed DNA polymerase (reverse transcriptase); Group II intron, maturase-specific~SPTR: RNA-directed DNA polymerase (Reverse transcriptase)): MDKPKPYAISKWLVYEAYQRVKANHGAAGVDGESLRRFEEDLKNNLYKIWNRMSSGSYFPPPVKAVEIPKKSGGVRILGVPTVADRIAQMVVKLTFEPLVEPIFHPDSYGYRPGRSAHDALAQTRQRCWRYDWVLEFDIKGLFDNIPHDLLMKAVRQHTDNPWGLLYIERWLVAPLQRADGSQEPRTCGTPQGSVISPVLANLFLHYAFDVWMSRRHADKPFERYADDAVVHCRSYALAAALKEDLARRLAGCGLEWHPTKTRIVYCQDDDRRDTYPETSFDFLGYTFRPRRSKNRHGKYFINFTPAGSRTALTAMRQTIHGWRLHLQVHRNLSELARQYNPVIRGWLQYYGRFYPSALYPLLRHLNRVLVRWATRKFKRLEHRQRRAEHWLGGVAQRDTQLFSHWPKVRPAVR, translated from the coding sequence ATGGATAAGCCCAAACCGTATGCCATTTCCAAATGGCTCGTGTATGAAGCGTATCAACGCGTGAAAGCAAACCATGGCGCCGCAGGCGTCGATGGGGAAAGCCTGCGGAGGTTTGAGGAGGACCTGAAGAACAATCTGTACAAAATCTGGAACCGGATGTCGTCGGGGAGCTACTTTCCCCCGCCGGTGAAGGCCGTGGAAATTCCCAAGAAATCTGGCGGGGTCCGCATTCTCGGGGTGCCCACGGTGGCCGACCGGATTGCCCAGATGGTGGTCAAACTTACGTTTGAGCCCCTCGTTGAACCGATCTTTCATCCCGACTCGTACGGGTATCGCCCCGGACGGTCGGCCCATGATGCGTTGGCGCAAACCCGCCAACGGTGTTGGCGATACGACTGGGTGCTCGAGTTCGACATTAAGGGCCTCTTCGATAACATTCCGCACGACTTGCTGATGAAAGCGGTGCGCCAGCACACCGACAACCCCTGGGGGCTCCTATACATCGAGCGCTGGCTGGTCGCCCCTTTACAGCGAGCCGACGGCTCGCAGGAACCGCGCACATGCGGCACTCCACAGGGGTCCGTGATTAGTCCAGTACTCGCTAATCTCTTTCTCCATTACGCCTTTGACGTCTGGATGAGTCGGCGGCACGCCGACAAGCCCTTTGAGCGGTACGCTGACGATGCCGTGGTGCATTGTCGGTCGTACGCCTTAGCGGCGGCGCTCAAAGAAGACCTGGCGCGGCGATTGGCAGGATGTGGATTGGAGTGGCATCCCACGAAAACCCGGATTGTCTATTGCCAAGACGATGATCGACGGGACACATACCCGGAGACCAGTTTCGACTTTCTCGGGTACACATTCCGCCCCCGACGGTCCAAGAATCGGCATGGCAAATACTTCATCAACTTCACGCCTGCGGGCAGTCGCACGGCACTCACCGCCATGCGGCAGACAATTCATGGCTGGCGTCTGCATCTGCAGGTGCATCGGAACCTGTCGGAGCTCGCGCGCCAATATAACCCGGTCATCCGGGGTTGGCTACAATACTACGGGCGCTTTTACCCCTCTGCGTTGTATCCGCTTCTCCGGCATCTGAATCGGGTGTTGGTCCGATGGGCCACCCGCAAATTCAAGCGACTGGAGCACCGCCAACGCCGGGCCGAACACTGGCTCGGCGGGGTTGCCCAACGCGACACACAACTCTTCAGCCACTGGCCTAAGGTTCGACCGGCGGTGAGATAG
- a CDS encoding Group II intron maturase-specific domain protein (PFAM: Group II intron, maturase-specific domain~InterPro IPR013597~KEGG: rba:RB818 reverse transcriptase/maturase~PFAM: Group II intron, maturase-specific~SPTR: Prophage LambdaSa1 transcriptase/maturase family protein) — protein sequence MRLTLHPEKTRIVDFRDSAFDFLGFTFFWAVSKDGTGRPLFGPKQAAIERFKDKVRALTRRTRPMNLQMVMDDLAPVIRGWGQYFTISHHGNYSRLDAWVRERCRAFVAKRWNRNPILDAEWPNIRLAQMGLPSLAMMRRQVKAQQHPRP from the coding sequence TTGCGACTCACGCTCCACCCGGAAAAGACCAGAATTGTCGATTTTCGGGATAGTGCATTCGATTTCTTGGGATTTACCTTCTTTTGGGCCGTGTCCAAGGACGGCACCGGTCGCCCCCTCTTCGGTCCGAAACAAGCGGCCATTGAGCGATTTAAGGACAAGGTCCGGGCGCTCACGCGGCGTACCCGCCCGATGAATCTCCAGATGGTGATGGACGACCTCGCGCCGGTGATTCGGGGCTGGGGACAGTACTTCACCATTAGTCACCACGGGAATTACTCTCGACTCGATGCATGGGTTCGCGAACGCTGTCGCGCCTTTGTCGCTAAACGCTGGAATCGGAATCCGATCCTTGACGCCGAGTGGCCCAATATCCGCCTGGCCCAAATGGGCTTACCTTCTCTCGCTATGATGCGCCGCCAAGTCAAGGCGCAACAACATCCTCGCCCTTAA